A stretch of Bradyrhizobium sp. AZCC 2262 DNA encodes these proteins:
- a CDS encoding UdgX family uracil-DNA binding protein (This protein belongs to the uracil DNA glycosylase superfamily, members of which act in excision repair of DNA. However, it belongs more specifically to UdgX branch, whose founding member was found to bind uracil in DNA (where it does not belong), without cleaving it, appears to promote DNA repair by a pathway involving RecA, rather than base excision.), which translates to MHHTTLDSETDFDGWRKAARALALNDVKPSDVIWRVAGDAPELFAPTPPLEPQGTFSVSARFVELTEVAILHRNPERFALLYRLLYRLRSHHDLLDIATDSDVAEVTAMAKTVRCDEHKMHAFVRFREVGREQNSHFVAWFEPEHHIVELAAPFFARRFADMPWSILTPDVCAHWDGHAVTITPGVAKSEAPSADRLEETWRSYYASIFNPARLKVQAMQKEMPRKYWRNLPEASLIKPLIEGAGRTASAMIANPATKPHKPQKRLEPAKADEMARKHADDIEKLREEAADCRACPLYKDATQTVFGEGQQTARMMLVGEQPGDKEDLAGKPFVGPAGQMLDRALEEAGIDRRTVYVTNAVKHFKFVPRGKIRLHQKPNTPEIRACRQWYERELAAIRPDLVVAMGATAAQSVLGKITPINKNRGRPIDLDDGTRALVTVHPSYLLRLPDAEAKALEYQRFVEDLKMAADLLRRSARAA; encoded by the coding sequence ATGCACCACACCACCCTCGACAGCGAAACCGATTTCGATGGCTGGCGCAAAGCGGCCCGCGCGTTGGCGCTGAACGATGTAAAACCGTCCGACGTGATATGGCGCGTGGCGGGAGATGCGCCGGAACTGTTCGCGCCGACGCCACCGCTGGAGCCGCAGGGTACCTTCAGCGTATCGGCCAGATTCGTCGAACTGACGGAGGTCGCAATCCTGCACCGCAACCCGGAGCGGTTCGCCCTCCTCTACCGCCTGCTATACCGGCTACGAAGTCACCATGATCTTCTTGATATCGCGACCGATTCCGATGTGGCCGAAGTCACGGCGATGGCCAAGACCGTGCGCTGCGACGAGCACAAGATGCATGCCTTTGTCCGCTTCCGCGAAGTCGGCCGCGAACAGAACTCGCACTTCGTCGCCTGGTTCGAACCAGAGCACCACATCGTCGAACTGGCCGCGCCGTTCTTCGCCCGCCGCTTCGCCGACATGCCCTGGTCGATCCTGACGCCCGATGTCTGCGCGCATTGGGACGGCCATGCCGTCACTATCACGCCGGGCGTGGCCAAGAGCGAAGCTCCGAGCGCGGATCGGCTGGAAGAAACCTGGCGGAGCTATTACGCCAGCATTTTCAATCCTGCCCGGCTGAAAGTTCAGGCCATGCAGAAGGAGATGCCCCGTAAATACTGGAGGAACCTGCCGGAAGCCTCGTTGATTAAGCCCCTGATCGAAGGCGCCGGACGCACCGCAAGCGCGATGATCGCGAACCCGGCGACCAAACCGCACAAGCCGCAGAAACGGCTGGAACCGGCCAAGGCAGACGAAATGGCACGCAAACATGCTGACGATATTGAGAAACTGCGCGAGGAAGCCGCCGATTGCCGCGCCTGCCCTCTCTACAAGGATGCCACCCAGACCGTGTTCGGCGAAGGGCAACAGACGGCGCGGATGATGCTGGTCGGCGAGCAGCCGGGCGACAAGGAAGATCTCGCCGGCAAACCGTTCGTCGGACCCGCCGGCCAGATGCTCGACCGCGCGCTGGAAGAGGCCGGGATCGACCGCCGCACAGTTTACGTCACCAATGCGGTCAAACATTTCAAGTTTGTGCCGCGCGGAAAAATCCGCCTGCACCAGAAGCCGAATACGCCGGAGATCAGAGCGTGCCGGCAATGGTATGAACGGGAACTGGCCGCAATCAGGCCCGATCTGGTGGTGGCAATGGGGGCCACCGCGGCGCAAAGCGTGCTCGGGAAAATTACTCCGATCAACAAGAACCGGGGCCGCCCGATCGATCTCGACGACGGCACCAGGGCACTGGTGACGGTGCACCCGTCCTACCTGTTGCGATTGCCCGACGCCGAGGCCAAGGCGCTGGAATACCAGCGCTTCGTCGAGGATCTGAAGATGGCGGCCGACCTGCTGCGAAGATCGGCGCGCGCGGCCTGA